CTCGGAGCACGGCCTGGGCGCGGCGATCGTGGCGCATGCGAAGGCCGCGGGCCTGGCCACCGCGCCCGCGACCGCGTTTGCCGCGATTCCCGGCAAGGGTATCCGCGCGACGGTGGGAGGGGCGGAAGTCCTGGTCGGCAACCAGGCGTTCCTGGCCTCTGGCGGCGTGCCGGCACTCGAGGCGGTCGGCCCGTGCGACCGCCTGGCCGACGACGGCAAGACGCCGGTGCTGGTCGCCGTCGGGGGGCGCCTGGCGGGTGTCGTGGCCATCGCCGACACCGTCAAGCCCGAGGCTGCCGAGACGCTTACCGCCCTGCGCCGCCTCGGCGTCGAAATAGTGATGCTGACGGGCGACAACGCGCGCACCGCCGGGGCCGTGGCGCGGTCCCTGGGAGTCGATCGCGTCCTGGCCGAGGTCCTGCCCCAGGACAAGGCCGCCGAGGTGCGCAAGCTGCAAGCTTCGGGGCGTGCGGTGATCATGGTGGGCGACGGCATCAACGACGCGCCCGCCCTGGCCCAGGCCGACGTGGGCATCGCGCTGGGGAGCGGCACCGACGTGGCCCTGGAGACGTCCGACGTGGCCCTGCTCTCGGGCGATCTGCGGGCCATCCCCACGGCCATCGCCCTCTCGCGCGCCACGCTGCGCAACATCAAGCAGAACCTGTTCTGGGCCTTCGGCTACAACATCCTGGGCATCCCGGTGGCGGCCGGCGTGCTCTACCCCTTCTTCGGCATCCTTCTCAACCCGGCGATCGCCGGGGCCGCGATGGCTTTCAGTTCCGTCTCGGTCGTCACCAATGCGCTGCGTTTACGCGGCTTCAAGGCGAGCTAAACTGGCTCCTCGGAGGCACCCATGGATCTAGTCGCGGAGATTGCAAGGCTCAAGAAGGAGCGGAACGCCGTCATCCTGGCCCACTACTACCAGGATCCCGATATCCAGGACGTGGCCGATTTCCTGGGCGACAGCCTGGCCCTGTCCCAGCGCGCCGCCGCCACCGACGCCGACGTGATCCTGTTCTGCGGCGTCCACTTCATGGCCGAGACCGCCAAGTTACTCAATCCTGACAAGGTGGTGCTGATGCCCGACCTGTCGGCGGGGTGCTCGCTGGCCGACAGCGCGCCCGCCGATCGGTTCGAAGCCTGGGTGCGGCAGCATCCCGGCGCCCACGTGGTCTCCTACATCAACTGCAGCGCGGCCGTGAAGGCGCTTTCCGACGTGATTTGCACCTCGTCCAATGCGGTGCGCGTCGTCGAGACCATTCCGCGCGGCACCGAGATCCTCTTCGCCCCCGATCAGCACCTCGGCCGCCACGTGATGAAGCAGACGAAGCGCGAGATGACTCTCTGGCCGGGCTCATGCCAGGTGCACGAGATCTTCTCCGAAAAGCGCATCGTGCAGCTCAAGATCCAGTATCCGGAAGCAGTGGTCGTCGCGCATCCCGAGTGCGAGGAGGCGGTCCTGGCGCACGCCGACTACATCGGTTCGACTTCGGCCCTGCTCGAGTACGCCGTGAAGAGCCCCGCCGCCGAACTCATCGTGGCCACCGAGGCGGGCATCATCCACCAGATGCAGAAGCGCGCCCCGGCCAAGGTATTCATCCCGGCCCCGCCAAACAACGGCTGCGCGTGCAACGAGTGCCCCCACATGCGGGTGCAGACGCTCGAGAAGGCCTACCTGGCGCTCCGCGACATGGTGCCCGAGGTGACGGTCGATCCCGACGTGGCCGCCCGGGCGCTGAAGCCCGTGCGGCGCATGCTCGACCTTTCGCGGCCCGCGGCGCCCGCCGTCGCGTAGATGCGCACCGACGTCCTGATCCTCGGGTCGGGGATCGCCGGTTGCGCCGCCGCCCTGGCCGCGGCCGACCAGGGCGCGCGCGTCCTGGTGGTGACCAAGGAGGACTCGCCGCAGGAGTCCAACACCTACTACGCCCAGGGCGGCATCATCTTCCGCGGCGTGGAGGACTCTCCCGAACGCCTGGCGGCCGACATCCGCGCGGCCGGCGCCGGCCTGTGCTGGGAGCCGGCGGTGCGATTGCTTGCCACCGAGGGCCCGCGCCTGGTCCAGGACGTGCTGATCGATCGGCTGGGCATCGGCTTCGAC
The DNA window shown above is from Candidatus Tanganyikabacteria bacterium and carries:
- the nadA gene encoding quinolinate synthase NadA, with translation MDLVAEIARLKKERNAVILAHYYQDPDIQDVADFLGDSLALSQRAAATDADVILFCGVHFMAETAKLLNPDKVVLMPDLSAGCSLADSAPADRFEAWVRQHPGAHVVSYINCSAAVKALSDVICTSSNAVRVVETIPRGTEILFAPDQHLGRHVMKQTKREMTLWPGSCQVHEIFSEKRIVQLKIQYPEAVVVAHPECEEAVLAHADYIGSTSALLEYAVKSPAAELIVATEAGIIHQMQKRAPAKVFIPAPPNNGCACNECPHMRVQTLEKAYLALRDMVPEVTVDPDVAARALKPVRRMLDLSRPAAPAVA